In the Planctomycetota bacterium genome, CGCGCCGTCCCGCATAGGCCAGGAACGCGAACGCCCCGAGCGTCATGAACGTGTACGTGAAGAGATAGAAGACCGCCGACGCGGCCGCGTCCCGCGCCCAGGGGCCCGGGGTCCGCAGCGCCGCCGCCGCCACTAGGACATATCCCGTGTGGGCGACCGATGAGTAGGCGAGCATGCGCTTGACGCTGCGCTGCGCGACCGCCAGGAAGTTTCCCACGACCATCGTAAGAAGCGCCAGCCCCACGAGGATCTCGCCCCAGGCCGTCCGCTCCGGCGCCCCCGCCGTCAGAAGCACCCGCAGGAACGCTCCGAAGGCGGACGCCTTCACGGCCACGGACATGAAGGCCGTCACGGGCGTGGGGGCCCCTTCGTAGACGTCCGGCACCCACATGTGAAAGGGCGCCGCCCCCACCTTGAAGCACAGCCCCACGGCCAGAAGGGCCAGCCCCGCCGTCGCCAGCGGCGCCGTTCCTGCGCTTTTCCGCAGCGCGTCGCCCATTCCGTCCAGCGAGAGCGTGCCGGTCGCTCCGTAGAGAAGCGCCGCGCCGTAGATGAGAAAGCCCGTCGCCACCGCGCCGATCACGAAATACTTGATCGCCGCCTCGTTCGACCGCGGATCCTTGCGGAGCAGACCCGACAGGGCGTACACCGCCAGCGACAGCACCTCGAGCGACACGAAAAACGTGATGAGCTCCGCGCTCTGAAGCAGGAGAACCATCCCCGCGGTCCCCAGAAGCAGAAGCGCGTACGTCTCCCCCGCCGGAACGGGCCGGGTCCTCAGGAAGTCGGACGCCAGGACGACCGTCAGCCCCGCCGCCGTCAGGACGGCCAGCGACAGAAGAAGCGCCAGGTCATCGAGCACCACCGCGCCCCCGAACCCGCCGAGCGGCCCCCAGCCCCCTCCCCGGAAAAGGCGCAGGATCACCGCTCCGAGCGCCGCCGCCAGCCCCAGATAGGCGCACAGCTCGGCTCCCGCCGCGCGGCGCTCCGGCCGCAGCATCGCTCCCGCCCCCGCCGCCGCCAGGCCGGCGACGACGAGCGCCAGGGCCGGAAAAACCGCCGCGAGGTCACCGGTCGAGACGTTCAGCGTCGGCATGGGTCTTGGTTTCCA is a window encoding:
- a CDS encoding NADH-quinone oxidoreductase subunit N, which encodes MPTLNVSTGDLAAVFPALALVVAGLAAAGAGAMLRPERRAAGAELCAYLGLAAALGAVILRLFRGGGWGPLGGFGGAVVLDDLALLLSLAVLTAAGLTVVLASDFLRTRPVPAGETYALLLLGTAGMVLLLQSAELITFFVSLEVLSLAVYALSGLLRKDPRSNEAAIKYFVIGAVATGFLIYGAALLYGATGTLSLDGMGDALRKSAGTAPLATAGLALLAVGLCFKVGAAPFHMWVPDVYEGAPTPVTAFMSVAVKASAFGAFLRVLLTAGAPERTAWGEILVGLALLTMVVGNFLAVAQRSVKRMLAYSSVAHTGYVLVAAAALRTPGPWARDAAASAVFYLFTYTFMTLGAFAFLAYAGRRGRDAEDLDDYAGLARRRPWAALGMTIFMASLAGLPPTAGFLAKFLVFRAAVAAGEIPLVLVGVLTSAVSVYYYLRVVVRMYMEPGEEAADGRVGPERPAPGAAWVVAAAAFFTVALGILPRLYVDLAYRSVQALAR